The sequence GCGAAAAATTGAAGCCGGGTATCTGATACGAATGCAGGCCGCGTCGACGGCCTGCACCTTTACGCAAGCATGGCCGCCCGGCTCCGCCGGCGCGACTCTATTCAAGTTACAGCGGCGGCCGCTTCAGCTTCACCCAGCGCTGCACCGACGGCCGCTCCCACTGCGCGCGCGCATAGTCGGCGAGGCGCTGCGGCACCGGATCGTCATTCAGCACCAGACGGTTCAGCATCACCGCCAGATCGACATCGGCAATGCTCCACTCGTCGAACAGGTTTGCCGCGCCCGGCGCGAGCAATTTGTCGGCGGCCGCGAACAGCTTCTGCGAGGCAGCCTGCGCCAGGCTCGACAGCGGCTCGCTCGACGGGCCATAGAACAGCACTTCGGTCGACCGTTCCGTGCGGATCGGCATCAGGTCGCTGCGCAGCCACGCCTGCACTTGCCGCGCCCGCGCGCGCTGGCGCGGATCGGCCGGATAGAGCCGCGTGCCCGGGAAGGTCTCGTCGAGATACTCGGTAATCGCCGACGATTCCGACAGCGCGAAATCGTCATGCACGAGCGTCGGCACGCGTTGCGTCAGCGACGTCGCCGCATAGTCGGGTGCGAAATGCGCGCGGTTGCCGAGATCGACGGTCACCAGTTCGTACGGCAGCGATTTTTCCTCGAGCGCGACGAAGGCCGACATCGCGTAAGGGCTCGTGTATTGCGCATCCGCGTAGAGACGGAGATTACCGGTTTGCACTGCAGGCTCCTTGTGGGTGCGGAGGTCGGCGACCGCGGGTCGGTGCGCCGACGAACTCCGGGTGGGTCAATGCGGTGTGTGCGACAGATTAGCAGCGGCGGGAAAGGCGGTGTTGGTGGTTTGGTGTGCGCTGCGGTCGCTGCGTGGTCATCCGGCGTCGGGCCAGCGGTATCCGATCACTTCGCTCAACGGGTATTCGAGTTCGCGCACTTCTTCCAGTTGATTGCCGCCGAACAGATGCACGTGTTCGTCGTCGTGACGCAGGTAGAAACCGACATGCCCTTTCCAGCTCGCGGGATCGTCGCGCGTCAGGATGGCGATGCAGCCGTAGACCGGGCGCTCCAGCGGCCGGCCCCATTCGAGCCACGAGCGAGCGAGTGCGGAGCCCGTGCCGCGAATGCCGGCGTGCTTCATGCACCAGTTGACGAACGACGAGCACCAGGAAATCTTGTCGTCGTAGCCGACCAGGTTCGTCTGGTTGTTGTATTCGACGATGCGCGGGTTGATGCTGCCGGGCGGGTGGCGGCGGATGCCGAGTTCGGCCAGGGCGACGGGCATCCAGGGCGGATGGGCGGCTTCCGGATTGCTCTCAGGGTTCGATCGGGTCACGTCGTTCTCGGGC comes from Burkholderia pyrrocinia and encodes:
- the yfcF gene encoding glutathione transferase encodes the protein MQTGNLRLYADAQYTSPYAMSAFVALEEKSLPYELVTVDLGNRAHFAPDYAATSLTQRVPTLVHDDFALSESSAITEYLDETFPGTRLYPADPRQRARARQVQAWLRSDLMPIRTERSTEVLFYGPSSEPLSSLAQAASQKLFAAADKLLAPGAANLFDEWSIADVDLAVMLNRLVLNDDPVPQRLADYARAQWERPSVQRWVKLKRPPL
- a CDS encoding TIGR02594 family protein translates to MPVALAELGIRRHPPGSINPRIVEYNNQTNLVGYDDKISWCSSFVNWCMKHAGIRGTGSALARSWLEWGRPLERPVYGCIAILTRDDPASWKGHVGFYLRHDDEHVHLFGGNQLEEVRELEYPLSEVIGYRWPDAG